One part of the Mycobacterium marinum genome encodes these proteins:
- a CDS encoding AMP-binding protein, which produces MGGPKVPRRRLIDGRWVRWDADRAAGAYAHRWWVRRTLADALREAAQSTPQRVALVDADRQLDCQELHRQAMALAQHLRSRMPAGSVVSFMLPNWHEAAVIYLASTLAAMVANPVLPSLREHELRFILEDAGSRMIFAPADFRGHDYTSMLRRVAAQLPSRPEVIEVRGQCPDGVSTFQSLLVGREAAAPLPTADPDAVRMILYTSGTTGRPKGVLHTHNSIHALICQIRDHWMVEPGDGFLVASPIAHIGGSIYAFECPLLLGTTAVLLDRWDADRAVQLMTSKRCTHMAGATTFLEQLLAAAQRAGTRLPDLKFFVCGGASVSPSLIRCATDYFDKAVVTRVYGSTEVPVTTIGAPDSSAHAAATDGRVGAADVKLVAGEIRVRGPQMLVGYRHPEDEAGSFDAQGYFRTGDLGHWVDDEYLVVTGRAKDIIIRNGENISPKEIEDILITHPGIADVAIVGLPDDRTGERACAVIVAAADPPPGLPGVRAFLEGAGVARFKIPEQVVIWDHLPKNDAGKIVKHRIKAALMKAEQ; this is translated from the coding sequence ATGGGAGGGCCGAAAGTTCCACGACGCAGGCTCATCGATGGGCGCTGGGTTCGCTGGGATGCCGATCGCGCCGCAGGCGCCTACGCGCACCGCTGGTGGGTCCGGCGCACGCTCGCCGATGCGCTGCGCGAGGCCGCGCAGAGCACCCCGCAGCGGGTGGCGCTGGTCGATGCCGATCGGCAACTGGACTGCCAGGAACTGCACCGCCAGGCCATGGCCCTGGCGCAGCACCTGCGCTCCCGCATGCCGGCGGGCAGCGTGGTCAGCTTCATGCTGCCGAACTGGCACGAAGCCGCGGTGATCTATCTGGCCAGCACGCTGGCCGCAATGGTGGCCAACCCCGTCCTGCCCTCGCTGCGCGAGCACGAACTGCGGTTCATTCTCGAAGATGCGGGCAGCCGGATGATCTTTGCCCCGGCGGATTTTCGCGGTCACGACTACACCTCGATGCTGCGGCGGGTGGCCGCACAGTTGCCGTCGCGCCCGGAGGTGATCGAGGTGCGGGGGCAGTGCCCCGATGGCGTTTCGACCTTCCAATCCCTACTCGTCGGCCGGGAGGCCGCCGCGCCCTTGCCCACGGCGGATCCCGATGCGGTACGGATGATCTTGTACACCTCGGGGACGACGGGACGCCCGAAAGGCGTCCTACACACCCACAACTCGATCCACGCCCTGATCTGTCAGATCCGGGATCACTGGATGGTGGAGCCCGGTGACGGGTTCCTGGTCGCTTCGCCGATCGCGCACATCGGCGGCTCGATCTACGCCTTCGAATGCCCACTTCTGCTCGGCACTACCGCCGTGCTGCTGGACCGATGGGACGCGGACCGCGCGGTGCAACTCATGACATCGAAGCGGTGTACCCACATGGCCGGAGCGACAACGTTCCTCGAGCAGCTGCTTGCCGCCGCACAGCGGGCGGGCACCAGATTGCCCGACCTGAAATTCTTCGTCTGCGGCGGCGCATCGGTGTCGCCGTCGTTGATTCGTTGCGCAACAGACTATTTCGACAAGGCCGTTGTCACCCGCGTGTACGGTTCCACCGAGGTTCCGGTGACGACGATCGGCGCACCCGACAGTAGTGCGCACGCCGCAGCCACCGATGGCCGGGTCGGTGCCGCCGACGTCAAGCTGGTTGCCGGTGAAATCCGGGTGCGCGGGCCACAGATGCTGGTCGGCTACCGGCACCCCGAGGACGAAGCCGGATCTTTCGACGCGCAAGGCTATTTCCGCACCGGAGACCTCGGACATTGGGTCGACGACGAGTATCTGGTCGTGACCGGACGAGCCAAGGACATCATCATCCGCAACGGCGAGAACATCTCCCCCAAAGAGATCGAAGACATCCTGATCACCCACCCCGGAATCGCCGACGTCGCGATTGTCGGCCTGCCCGATGACCGCACCGGCGAGCGAGCCTGCGCCGTCATCGTTGCCGCGGCTGACCCCCCGCCCGGCCTCCCAGGCGTGCGCGCGTTTCTCGAAGGCGCTGGCGTTGCGCGGTTCAAGATCCCCGAGCAAGTGGTTATCTGGGACCACCTGCCGAAGAACGACGCAGGCAAGATCGTGAAACACCGGATCAAAGCAGCGCTCATGAAGGCAGAGCAGTGA
- a CDS encoding SMP-30/gluconolactonase/LRE family protein, giving the protein MVRAVIPVTRRLQHAGRYPVTRAPNVAEGWTLTRLTAPSRLFGANGLRTGPDGRVYIAQVTGSQISALDLSTGRLDTVCPKGGAIIAPDDLAFDQDGNLYATEVMDGRVSVRAPDGHTRVLRDDIPSANGITFHQGRLFVGECRDGGRLLELDLNGGAPRVLARNLPSPNAMEVGPDGLLYFPVMGANEIWRIDPDGGVPQCVAGDLGVPDAVKFDPHGHLVSTQVHSGEVLRINPRTGDRTVLAALHPGLDNLTFVGERLFVSSFTGEITEILGTGETRTTLPGGLTWPLGLAVDADGDLYIADGTYFYVLLADGTLRVGGMLFSAGYPGFLRGVAALGSGEFAVTTSNGEVARYRPWASESEVVATGLDQLYGVAVAGSGALFVAERGAGRVLSVRPDGVKVMASGLSDPVGVAVTADGRCVVTEAGAGRVLTLGDTGTLLDGLQCPQGVAICDRQVYVIDSGAKQLVAVDLGSRTRHTIAWDLPVGAPAGVTPKPLRGMPPFSGPQGPFAAITAGPDSTLYISADADGSVLALRRES; this is encoded by the coding sequence ATGGTCCGAGCAGTGATACCCGTAACCCGACGGTTGCAGCACGCGGGCCGCTACCCGGTCACGCGGGCACCCAACGTTGCCGAAGGCTGGACCCTGACCCGGCTCACCGCGCCCAGCCGGCTGTTCGGCGCCAATGGGTTGCGCACCGGCCCGGATGGCAGGGTCTACATCGCGCAGGTGACCGGCAGCCAGATCAGCGCGCTGGACCTGAGCACCGGACGGCTGGACACCGTCTGCCCCAAGGGGGGTGCGATCATCGCGCCCGACGACCTGGCCTTCGACCAGGACGGCAATCTCTACGCCACCGAGGTGATGGACGGCCGGGTGAGCGTGCGCGCGCCCGATGGCCACACCCGGGTGCTTCGAGACGACATTCCGTCAGCCAACGGCATCACCTTTCACCAGGGCCGGTTGTTCGTCGGTGAATGCCGCGACGGCGGGCGACTGCTGGAGCTGGACCTCAACGGCGGGGCACCCCGAGTGCTGGCGCGCAACCTGCCCTCGCCCAACGCCATGGAGGTCGGCCCGGACGGCTTGTTGTACTTCCCGGTGATGGGCGCCAACGAGATCTGGCGCATCGATCCCGACGGCGGTGTCCCGCAGTGTGTGGCCGGCGATCTCGGAGTTCCCGACGCGGTGAAGTTCGACCCCCATGGCCACCTCGTCTCGACCCAGGTGCACAGCGGTGAGGTGCTGCGGATCAATCCCCGCACCGGAGATCGCACCGTGCTCGCGGCACTGCACCCGGGTCTGGACAACCTGACCTTCGTCGGCGAGCGGCTGTTCGTTTCGAGTTTCACCGGCGAGATCACCGAGATTCTCGGTACCGGAGAAACGCGGACCACGCTGCCGGGCGGGTTGACCTGGCCGCTGGGGTTGGCCGTCGACGCGGATGGCGACCTCTACATCGCCGACGGCACCTACTTTTACGTTCTGCTCGCCGACGGCACCCTGCGTGTCGGCGGAATGCTCTTCTCGGCGGGGTACCCAGGGTTTCTGCGCGGAGTGGCCGCGCTGGGATCCGGCGAATTCGCGGTGACCACGTCCAACGGCGAGGTTGCGCGCTACCGTCCCTGGGCGTCCGAAAGCGAGGTGGTGGCCACGGGTTTGGACCAGCTCTACGGGGTGGCCGTGGCGGGTTCGGGCGCCCTGTTCGTGGCCGAGCGGGGCGCCGGACGGGTGCTGTCGGTCCGGCCGGACGGGGTCAAGGTGATGGCATCGGGCCTCAGCGATCCGGTTGGCGTGGCCGTCACGGCCGACGGGAGGTGCGTGGTGACCGAAGCCGGCGCCGGCCGGGTGCTCACGCTCGGCGATACCGGCACCTTGTTGGACGGATTGCAGTGCCCGCAGGGCGTGGCCATTTGCGACCGGCAGGTCTACGTCATCGACTCCGGAGCAAAGCAACTCGTCGCAGTCGATCTAGGCTCGCGCACCCGCCACACCATCGCTTGGGATCTACCGGTGGGAGCACCCGCCGGCGTCACCCCCAAGCCGCTGCGCGGAATGCCGCCGTTCTCCGGCCCGCAGGGACCGTTCGCCGCAATCACGGCCGGGCCGGACTCAACCCTCTACATCTCCGCCGACGCGGATGGCAGCGTACTGGCATTGCGCCGGGAATCCTGA
- a CDS encoding SDR family NAD(P)-dependent oxidoreductase, with protein MQVAIITGATGGIGFGCAAKLAEMGMAVLGTGRDERRLAELTQLPGGPDRIATHPVDLTDDDAPGQLTRAALDRWGRIDFLINAAGVGSPKPVHETDDESLDYVLSLMLRAPFRLTREVLPHLRPGSAIINITSTFAVVGGLRGGAYSAAKGGLTALTTHIACQYGAQGIRCNAVAPGVIQTAMTQHRLADERFRRINVEMTPHQRLGTVDDVANTVAFLCSEGGAFINGQTIVVDGGWSSTKYLSDFALTAQWSPAQDDSK; from the coding sequence ATGCAGGTAGCAATCATCACGGGGGCAACAGGCGGAATCGGATTCGGTTGCGCAGCAAAACTCGCCGAAATGGGTATGGCGGTGCTGGGCACGGGCCGCGACGAGCGCAGGCTTGCCGAGCTGACCCAGCTGCCCGGCGGCCCCGACCGGATAGCCACCCACCCGGTCGATCTCACCGATGATGACGCACCCGGCCAGCTCACCCGCGCCGCCCTGGACCGGTGGGGACGCATCGACTTCCTGATCAACGCCGCCGGGGTGGGCAGCCCCAAACCGGTGCACGAAACCGACGACGAATCCTTGGACTACGTCCTGAGTTTGATGCTGCGCGCACCGTTCCGCCTGACCCGTGAGGTGCTGCCACATCTGCGGCCCGGATCGGCGATCATCAACATCACGTCAACGTTTGCCGTGGTAGGAGGTCTTCGTGGCGGAGCATATTCGGCCGCCAAGGGCGGGCTCACCGCGCTGACCACCCACATCGCCTGCCAATACGGGGCACAGGGAATACGGTGCAACGCGGTGGCCCCCGGCGTGATCCAGACGGCGATGACCCAGCATCGCCTGGCCGATGAGCGATTCCGGCGGATCAACGTTGAAATGACACCGCATCAGCGGCTGGGCACCGTCGACGACGTGGCAAACACGGTGGCATTCCTGTGTTCTGAGGGCGGTGCCTTCATCAACGGGCAGACCATTGTGGTCGACGGTGGGTGGAGCTCCACCAAATACCTTTCCGACTTCGCGCTGACCGCGCAGTGGAGCCCCGCTCAGGACGACTCGAAATAG
- a CDS encoding GntR family transcriptional regulator — translation MSEPKILDHRYLQVARTLRKEIVDGIYPVGSQLPTEHELCDRFAVSRYTIREALRRLREDNLVSSRPRTGTLVVPRPSSDSYVQHVMSINDLLAFATGTRFVIESIAMATIDDEVSAQTGLASGEQWLSVCGFRRAENAEPAEPALCRTQYYINRAFAAVGRLLHRHDGPIFPLIEDLFGLGIVEVQQEIAAVSISPALAHGLQVEPGSAALQIRRAYVTSDEQVAQVTLNTHPASRFRHSMTMRRLRGETGSSGVTDQ, via the coding sequence TTGTCCGAGCCAAAGATCCTCGACCACCGCTATCTTCAGGTGGCGCGGACGCTACGCAAAGAGATCGTGGACGGTATCTATCCGGTGGGCTCGCAGTTGCCGACCGAACACGAGCTGTGTGATCGGTTTGCCGTGAGCCGGTACACCATTCGGGAGGCGCTGCGCCGGCTGCGGGAAGACAACCTGGTTTCCTCGCGCCCGCGCACCGGGACGCTGGTGGTACCGCGACCGTCGTCGGATTCGTACGTGCAGCATGTGATGTCGATCAACGATCTGCTGGCCTTCGCCACCGGCACCAGATTCGTGATCGAATCCATCGCCATGGCCACCATCGACGATGAGGTGAGCGCACAGACCGGGCTGGCCAGCGGCGAGCAGTGGCTGAGCGTCTGCGGGTTTCGGCGGGCCGAGAACGCCGAGCCGGCCGAACCCGCACTTTGCCGCACCCAGTACTACATCAACCGCGCATTCGCGGCGGTCGGCAGGTTGCTACACCGCCACGACGGGCCGATCTTTCCGTTGATCGAGGACCTATTCGGATTGGGCATCGTTGAGGTCCAACAGGAAATCGCGGCCGTGTCAATCTCACCGGCGCTGGCCCACGGCCTCCAGGTCGAACCGGGATCTGCGGCCTTGCAGATCCGACGCGCCTATGTGACATCCGACGAGCAGGTGGCCCAGGTCACGCTCAACACCCATCCGGCGTCCCGGTTCCGTCACTCGATGACGATGCGTCGACTCCGCGGTGAAACCGGATCCTCCGGTGTGACAGACCAATAG
- a CDS encoding SRPBCC family protein, whose protein sequence is MTWWIAHAERALSQDVPAPPERVRDFYVDLDNLKLVHPLIVAVQALSRTETRDGYRQSYRVIDRIPMGPLNLEVRYRARLHVPVHGAVHTEADQFPRVRLRATVTFAPIAAGTRLTERIAIAAPRPLASYTTRAAVQAHAAMLAGIRSYFESS, encoded by the coding sequence ATGACGTGGTGGATCGCCCACGCTGAGCGGGCGCTGTCACAAGATGTGCCCGCGCCACCGGAGCGGGTGCGCGACTTCTATGTGGACCTGGACAACCTCAAGCTGGTGCACCCTCTGATCGTCGCGGTGCAAGCGCTGTCCCGAACCGAAACCCGGGATGGCTACCGGCAGAGCTACCGCGTGATAGATCGCATTCCGATGGGACCGTTGAATCTCGAGGTGCGCTACCGGGCTCGGCTGCACGTCCCGGTGCACGGTGCGGTGCACACCGAGGCCGATCAGTTCCCACGCGTGCGGCTGCGCGCGACGGTGACCTTTGCGCCGATCGCCGCTGGTACCAGGCTCACCGAGCGGATAGCGATCGCCGCGCCCCGTCCGCTGGCCTCCTACACCACCCGCGCGGCGGTGCAGGCGCACGCGGCGATGCTGGCCGGGATCCGCAGCTATTTCGAGTCGTCCTGA
- a CDS encoding aromatic ring-hydroxylating oxygenase subunit alpha, producing MDAARHDDVEATLTGAVTFGVDAYTCADYARAERDKLWRKVWQQVGRVEDLPKVGSYLTYDILDDSIVVVRSAADTFKAHHNVCMHRGRRLVDIPPGAKNVCGQKKSFVCGFHGWTYGQDGNCIHIPEKPDWQGALTPENTHLAAVNVDTWGGWIWINMDPAAQPLRQYLEPAATMLDPFRLQDMRCKWRKWLTFQCNWKVAMEAFNETYHVATTHPQFNKFGNFRGWAAAHGRHSNIGYDAPKDLAQTKSKIRLGTGADPRVSTAEMQRYTLEETNATTTRTLVDAALRLVEELPEDAPAGQVLDHWLTSARRDDAARGVLWPTIDPEHLAQSGTAWQIFPNFQIGQGLTTALCYSARPHGYDPDQCVFEASCYELYPKGEEPQTEWVYAPPDDPGWRSVLPQDFSNMAAVQQGMKSGGFGGPKPNPYMERSTANLHRNLAEYMGTGAPREL from the coding sequence ATGGACGCGGCCCGCCACGACGATGTCGAGGCGACGTTGACCGGTGCGGTCACCTTCGGGGTCGACGCGTACACCTGCGCGGACTACGCCCGAGCCGAGCGTGACAAGCTGTGGCGCAAGGTATGGCAGCAAGTCGGCAGAGTGGAAGATCTTCCCAAGGTTGGCAGCTACCTCACCTACGACATTCTCGACGACTCGATCGTGGTGGTACGCAGCGCAGCCGACACCTTCAAGGCCCATCACAACGTCTGCATGCACCGAGGCCGTCGGCTCGTCGACATCCCCCCGGGAGCCAAAAACGTTTGCGGCCAAAAAAAGTCGTTCGTCTGCGGGTTCCACGGCTGGACCTACGGCCAGGACGGCAACTGCATCCACATCCCCGAGAAGCCGGACTGGCAAGGCGCGCTGACCCCGGAGAACACCCACCTGGCCGCGGTCAACGTCGACACCTGGGGCGGCTGGATCTGGATCAACATGGATCCGGCCGCGCAGCCATTGCGCCAGTACCTGGAGCCAGCGGCCACCATGCTCGACCCGTTCCGGTTGCAGGACATGCGCTGCAAGTGGCGAAAGTGGCTGACCTTCCAATGCAACTGGAAGGTGGCGATGGAGGCGTTCAACGAGACCTACCACGTCGCAACCACCCATCCGCAGTTCAACAAGTTCGGCAACTTCCGCGGCTGGGCGGCCGCCCACGGCCGCCACAGCAACATCGGCTACGACGCGCCGAAGGACCTGGCGCAGACCAAGTCCAAGATCCGGCTCGGAACCGGAGCCGATCCGCGGGTATCCACCGCCGAAATGCAGCGCTACACGCTCGAGGAGACCAACGCGACCACCACCAGAACGCTGGTGGACGCCGCGCTGCGTCTGGTCGAGGAGTTGCCCGAAGACGCACCCGCGGGTCAGGTACTCGATCACTGGCTGACGTCGGCACGGCGTGACGACGCCGCCCGCGGCGTGCTCTGGCCGACCATCGATCCCGAACACCTGGCCCAAAGCGGCACCGCCTGGCAGATCTTTCCCAACTTCCAGATCGGTCAAGGCCTCACCACCGCCCTGTGCTACAGCGCCCGGCCACACGGATACGACCCCGACCAATGTGTCTTCGAAGCGTCCTGCTACGAGCTGTATCCCAAAGGTGAAGAGCCGCAAACGGAGTGGGTCTACGCGCCGCCGGATGACCCGGGTTGGCGCAGCGTGCTGCCACAGGATTTCTCCAACATGGCCGCGGTCCAGCAGGGCATGAAGTCGGGGGGCTTCGGCGGCCCCAAGCCAAACCCGTACATGGAGCGCAGCACCGCCAACTTGCATCGCAACCTTGCCGAATACATGGGCACCGGCGCACCACGAGAACTCTGA
- a CDS encoding rhomboid family intramembrane serine protease, producing the protein MSGPSAPESPACYRHPGRPTYVRCTRCDRYICGDCMRSGAVGHQCVECVRADARTVRQPRTQFGGRQRSVTPVVTFSLIAVSVLVFVLQLVVAGLGPHLALWPPAVADGQLYRLVTSAFMHYGTLHLVFNMWALYIVGPPLEMWLGRLRFGGLYALSALGGSVLVYLIAPLNTATAGASGAIFGLFGATFVVAKRLNLDIRWVVALIAINLAITFVAPAVGSQLISWQGHVGGLITGALVAAAYVYAPRERRNFIQGAVTLTVAVAFVVLIWWRTSELLAMFGGHLNLG; encoded by the coding sequence ATGAGTGGCCCCAGCGCGCCGGAGTCGCCCGCCTGCTACCGGCACCCCGGGCGGCCGACCTATGTCCGCTGCACCCGTTGCGATCGGTACATCTGTGGTGACTGCATGCGTTCGGGCGCCGTCGGCCATCAGTGCGTCGAGTGCGTGCGCGCGGACGCCCGCACGGTGCGCCAGCCCCGTACTCAATTCGGCGGTCGACAGCGTTCGGTCACCCCGGTGGTGACGTTCTCGCTGATCGCGGTGAGCGTGCTGGTTTTCGTTCTGCAGTTGGTCGTTGCCGGACTGGGGCCACATCTGGCCCTGTGGCCACCGGCGGTCGCCGACGGCCAGCTATACCGGCTGGTGACCTCGGCATTCATGCACTACGGCACGTTGCACTTGGTGTTCAACATGTGGGCGTTATATATCGTGGGCCCGCCGCTGGAGATGTGGCTGGGCAGGTTGCGGTTTGGCGGCCTCTACGCGCTGAGCGCGCTGGGGGGCTCGGTGCTGGTTTACCTGATTGCGCCGCTGAACACGGCGACCGCCGGTGCATCGGGAGCGATATTCGGCTTGTTCGGTGCCACCTTTGTCGTGGCAAAACGGCTCAATCTCGACATCCGCTGGGTGGTCGCCCTGATCGCGATCAACCTCGCGATCACGTTTGTCGCGCCCGCGGTTGGTTCGCAGCTGATCAGCTGGCAAGGGCACGTCGGCGGGCTGATTACCGGCGCCCTGGTTGCCGCGGCCTACGTCTACGCGCCTCGAGAACGCCGTAATTTCATCCAAGGTGCGGTGACCCTGACCGTTGCGGTTGCGTTCGTGGTGCTGATCTGGTGGCGCACCAGCGAGTTGCTCGCGATGTTCGGTGGGCACCTCAACTTGGGCTGA
- a CDS encoding SDR family NAD(P)-dependent oxidoreductase has product MTVDLLSLSGRVVVVAGAAGGGIGTAVTRMVARAGATVVAVSRGQDNLDRHVGPLVAEGLAVLPVAADVCTDEGIEATFEAVRRADGDLHGLVNVAGGADPSSWMPSTRVRRSDWHELFARNLEAMFFMSQAIAAELKSRQRPGSIVSLSSISGMNAAPFHIGYGTAKAAIVAATRTMALELACDETAAGSPIRVNAVAPGVTETPASHTYTDVDPERDRRAIAMGRRGRPDEVAGVILFLLSDLSSYITGQTLLVDGGLNLKWGHLGADNTSLFLKDESFRAAIKRWDEA; this is encoded by the coding sequence ATGACTGTTGATCTGCTGAGCCTCTCCGGGCGCGTCGTCGTGGTCGCCGGTGCCGCGGGTGGCGGTATCGGCACGGCGGTGACGCGCATGGTTGCTCGGGCGGGAGCGACGGTTGTCGCGGTGAGCCGTGGCCAGGACAATCTGGACCGCCATGTCGGTCCGCTGGTGGCCGAGGGACTGGCGGTGTTGCCGGTGGCCGCGGACGTTTGCACCGATGAGGGAATCGAGGCCACGTTCGAGGCCGTGCGCCGTGCCGACGGCGACTTGCACGGTCTGGTCAACGTCGCCGGCGGCGCCGACCCGTCGAGCTGGATGCCGAGCACCCGGGTCCGGCGCAGCGACTGGCATGAGCTGTTCGCCAGGAATCTGGAGGCGATGTTCTTCATGAGCCAGGCGATCGCCGCGGAACTGAAGAGTCGCCAGCGGCCGGGTTCGATTGTTTCGCTGTCCTCCATCAGCGGGATGAACGCCGCTCCCTTTCACATCGGTTATGGCACAGCCAAAGCCGCGATCGTGGCGGCGACCCGCACCATGGCCCTCGAACTCGCCTGCGACGAGACCGCGGCGGGATCCCCGATCCGGGTCAACGCGGTGGCACCCGGGGTGACCGAGACGCCGGCGTCGCACACCTATACCGACGTCGACCCCGAACGTGATCGCCGCGCCATTGCGATGGGGCGGCGGGGGCGTCCGGACGAGGTGGCCGGGGTGATCCTGTTCCTGCTCTCCGACCTGTCCAGCTACATCACCGGCCAGACGCTGCTGGTCGACGGCGGCCTGAACCTCAAATGGGGACATCTGGGTGCCGACAACACCTCGTTGTTCCTCAAGGACGAGTCGTTTCGGGCCGCGATCAAACGCTGGGACGAGGCCTGA
- a CDS encoding PE family protein: MSYVFATPELVAAAATDLAGVQSVLSAANSAAAGPTMAVMAAGADEVSALIAGLFDAHAQAYQALSAQALVFHDQFVQMLNAGASSYAAAEAANASPLQVVQNLGQNVLAAVNAPTQAVLGRPLIGDGANGSPNTGADGGAGGLLYGNGGNGGSGGLAQAGGNGGAAGLIGNGGSGGAGGADFAGTSGGMGGTGGWLWGNGGAGGGGGVGTTTTGGTGGAGGNAMGLFGNGGIGGAGGVGQNTTGTGGNGGAGGSAALLGFAGAGGVGGLGGATGGDGGQGGNAALLGNGGDGGAGGAGANLDGGNGGLGGNAGLFGDGGHGGAGGVSFDPAGGDGGNGGQGGNATLFGYGGHGGAGGSSLNLAGGDGGDGGQGGFFGGGGAGGDGGAGYVLANAGAAGNGGDAGFFGNGGAGGSGQFGVGASSAGGIGGNGGRVIGDGGDGGVGGWGVLAAAGGKGGDAIGLFGQGGVGGTGGAAVGAGNHGGNGGDGGTGALIGNGGDGGAAGTSIGQSASGGNGGNARLFGNGGDGGPGIFGGTGGTGGQGGTLAGVPGAAGPS, translated from the coding sequence ATGTCGTATGTATTCGCGACGCCGGAGTTGGTGGCGGCCGCGGCAACGGATCTAGCCGGGGTGCAGTCGGTACTCAGCGCCGCGAACTCGGCGGCGGCCGGCCCCACCATGGCAGTGATGGCGGCCGGCGCGGACGAGGTATCGGCGTTGATCGCGGGTCTCTTCGATGCCCACGCCCAGGCGTATCAGGCACTCAGTGCCCAAGCTCTGGTGTTCCACGATCAGTTTGTCCAGATGCTCAACGCCGGTGCCAGCTCCTACGCCGCGGCCGAGGCGGCCAACGCGTCCCCGCTTCAGGTGGTACAGAACCTGGGGCAAAACGTGCTCGCCGCGGTAAACGCGCCGACCCAGGCCGTGTTGGGCCGTCCGCTGATCGGTGACGGTGCCAACGGATCGCCGAACACCGGCGCAGACGGCGGCGCGGGCGGTCTGCTGTACGGCAATGGCGGCAACGGGGGATCCGGTGGGCTGGCGCAGGCCGGGGGTAACGGCGGTGCGGCGGGGCTGATCGGCAACGGTGGCTCCGGCGGCGCGGGTGGTGCGGACTTCGCCGGCACATCGGGCGGGATGGGCGGTACCGGCGGTTGGCTGTGGGGCAATGGCGGGGCTGGCGGCGGCGGGGGCGTCGGCACCACCACGACGGGTGGGACAGGCGGTGCCGGCGGCAACGCGATGGGGTTGTTCGGCAACGGGGGCATCGGTGGCGCCGGCGGGGTCGGCCAGAACACCACCGGCACCGGGGGCAACGGGGGTGCCGGCGGAAGCGCCGCGCTGCTGGGCTTCGCCGGGGCCGGCGGGGTTGGTGGGCTGGGCGGCGCCACCGGTGGCGACGGTGGTCAAGGCGGCAACGCGGCGCTGTTGGGTAACGGCGGCGACGGCGGAGCCGGAGGCGCTGGCGCCAACCTCGATGGTGGTAACGGCGGGCTCGGCGGCAACGCGGGACTGTTCGGCGACGGCGGACACGGCGGAGCCGGGGGCGTGAGTTTCGACCCGGCCGGTGGCGATGGCGGCAACGGCGGGCAGGGCGGCAACGCCACGCTGTTCGGCTATGGCGGACACGGCGGTGCCGGAGGGTCGAGTCTGAACCTGGCTGGTGGTGATGGCGGCGATGGCGGCCAGGGTGGGTTCTTCGGTGGCGGCGGCGCCGGTGGGGACGGCGGCGCCGGCTATGTCCTGGCCAACGCCGGGGCCGCCGGCAATGGCGGCGACGCGGGTTTCTTCGGAAATGGCGGCGCCGGTGGTAGCGGCCAGTTCGGCGTCGGAGCATCGTCGGCGGGCGGTATCGGTGGCAACGGGGGACGGGTCATCGGTGACGGCGGCGACGGCGGCGTCGGTGGATGGGGGGTGCTGGCGGCCGCCGGGGGCAAGGGCGGTGACGCCATCGGCCTGTTCGGGCAGGGCGGTGTGGGCGGCACCGGCGGCGCGGCGGTGGGCGCCGGAAACCATGGTGGCAACGGGGGTGACGGCGGCACCGGTGCCCTCATCGGCAATGGCGGGGACGGCGGCGCAGCGGGAACCAGCATCGGCCAGTCGGCCAGCGGCGGCAACGGTGGCAATGCGCGGTTGTTCGGAAACGGCGGCGACGGCGGACCCGGCATCTTCGGCGGCACCGGGGGCACCGGCGGTCAGGGCGGCACCCTGGCCGGAGTCCCCGGCGCTGCCGGACCCAGCTGA